TAAAAGAAGCAACTGATTTAAAAGAAAAAGAAATCGGTTTTAACAATAAATAACAATTTGTAATTCGTAATTGATAATTAGTATGAGTGATTATTATAAAATTTTAGGTGTGGAGAAAAACGCGTCTCAAGATGAAATTAAAAAAGCTTTTAGAAAATTAGCGCATAAATATCATCCTGACAAAAAACACGGCGACGAAAAAAAATTTAAAGAAATCAACGAAGCGTATCAAACACTTTCTAATGAAAGTAAGAGAAAACAGTATGATCAATTCGGGAGTTCGTTTAGCCAAGGAAATATGGGTGGCGGGAACTATAGCGGATTTGGCGGAGCGTCAGGATTTTCAGGCGGTTTTCATAATGCGGGACAGAGTGATTTTGAATTTGATTTAGGTGACATTTTTTCTGATTTTTTTGGAGGCAGACAAACTGGAAAAACCAGCAGAGGCAGAGATATAGAGGTTGATACAGAAATTGATTTTGTTGATATGATGACAGGCATTGAGAAAATAGTTAAGTTGAAAAAAAATATTGTTTGTCCAAAATGTTCAGGATCTGGCGCTGAGCCAGGAACAAAAATGAAAATTTGTTCAGTTTGCGACGGAAAAGGAAAAACAGAACAGATTAGGAATACAATTTTTGGAGCTGTTAGAACAGCTTCTGTTTGTTCTGAATGCAAAGGAGATGGAAAAATACCAGAAAGAAAATGCAGACAGTGCGGAGGCCTTGGAATAATAGAAGATGTTGAAGAAATGAAAATTAAAATTCCGGCTGGAATTAACAATGGAAGCGCAATTAAAATGCCAGGAAAAGGCGAAGCTGTTAGAGGCGGATATTCAGGAGATTGCTATATTAATGTTCATATTCGTCCAAGCGATAAATTTAAACGAGCTAATTATAATTTAGAAACAACAAAACAGATAAAATTAACGCAGGCGATCTTAGGGGACAAAATAGAAATAGAAACTCCTTTGGAAAAAGTAAGAATGAAAATTCCTTCTGGAACGCGATCAGGCAAAAAATTTGTTTTGCGCGGAAAAGGAGTTCCACATCTGCGAGGATTTGGGAAGGGTGATTTGATTATTGAAGTTGTTGTTAAAATTCCAGATAGATTAAATTTCAAGCAGAAAAGATTAATTAAAGAAATAAGAGAACAAGGGCTTTGATTAGCTCTTGTTTTTTTGTGGATATCCTGCTTGTTTTATTTTGAAAATCATATATAATATATTTTGTGCTTATGTTGTTGATAAATAACGCAATAAATTTGATAAACGCTTGGGATTTGATTATTATCGCAAGTTTTGTCTTATTTCTTGGTCTTTTCATTTTTTTTATTAAAAAAGAAAAGTCAATGATTTTGATTTTAAGCATTTATTTGAGTTTTATTCTAGTTGAAGAATTTAGCGCGCTTAACATAAGTGTCTTAAGATGGAAAGCTATTTCCAGTAATATATTTATTCCTGAAATTTTGTTTATTGTAATAATAGCGTTATTTTTTATCTTATTTTTTAAAACGGGTTTTTTTAGGGGCTACGCGAGATCATATTATCAAGGAGGCGGAAAACAATTTTTTCTTAATATTTTGGCGATTATGCTGTTTGTGAGTATAAGTATTCATTATTTTTTACCATCTTATATAAGTTTAAATTTAGGCAATTTATTAAAATTTGTTTTTACAACCCCCATAATGTTTTTTATATGGATGTCAGTTCCGATGTTTAGCCTTTTTTTTATAAGAAGATAAAAATATGCTTGAGCAATTGTTTAATTCTAAAATTAGAGTAAAATTATTAAGGCTGTTTTTGGCAAATCCAAATAAGCAATATTATATAAGACAGCTCACAAGATTGCTTGATTCTCAAATTAATTCTGTTAGAAGAGAAATTGACAATTTGGTTTCTATCGGGATTTTAAGCGCTGCATCAAATTTTGAACAAAAGAAAAAAAATGAAAATGCTGTTAAAAAAGGGAAATCCCAGCGAAAATATTTTCAAGTGAACATAAATTTCGATCTTTATTTAGAATTAAGATCTTTGATTCTAAGATCGCATCTTGTTGTTAAAAAAGGAATTTGCAAAGAAATTGCTAAAGCAGGGAATATAAGCTATTTAGCTTTTACTGGGATATTTGTTAGTAATTCAGCTGAGTCATCTGTTGATATATTAATAGTTGGAAAAGCAAATAAGAAAAAAATAGGCAAAATTATTAATAAATTTGAAAAAGAACTAAACAGAAGTATTAATTATACATTAATGTCTAAAACTGAATTTTTATATCGCAAAGATGTCACAGATAAATTTTTATATAGTATTTTGGAGGGAAAAAAAATCGTGGCAATAGATAATATTTAATGATTTTTATGGTAGTTTACCTGCTACAAAAAATGTCTTGGATTATTTTAACCCCGTTATTCAAAATTTTTTTGCGCTTGAAAGTGTCAGGACAGGAAAATTTCAATTTAATAAAGCAAAAACAATTTATTGTGATTGCAAACCATAAGGGCTATTTAGACCCTTTTTTAGTGTCAGCTACTGTTCCCTT
The Patescibacteria group bacterium genome window above contains:
- the dnaJ gene encoding molecular chaperone DnaJ, yielding MSDYYKILGVEKNASQDEIKKAFRKLAHKYHPDKKHGDEKKFKEINEAYQTLSNESKRKQYDQFGSSFSQGNMGGGNYSGFGGASGFSGGFHNAGQSDFEFDLGDIFSDFFGGRQTGKTSRGRDIEVDTEIDFVDMMTGIEKIVKLKKNIVCPKCSGSGAEPGTKMKICSVCDGKGKTEQIRNTIFGAVRTASVCSECKGDGKIPERKCRQCGGLGIIEDVEEMKIKIPAGINNGSAIKMPGKGEAVRGGYSGDCYINVHIRPSDKFKRANYNLETTKQIKLTQAILGDKIEIETPLEKVRMKIPSGTRSGKKFVLRGKGVPHLRGFGKGDLIIEVVVKIPDRLNFKQKRLIKEIREQGL